CATCGACGGAGCATACACAAGCAAGCGCCTGGACCAAACCGCCCCAGGCCATAAAAAACACCCGTCGGCTGAACGCAAAGCGTTGTTCCAGACGGCTTGAACGAGACGCCACGCGGGCTGTGACGCATGACTAACCGGTCATCCGCACTCTGCAGAATGTTTGCCCCCGTTGGTTTTGTGTCGACCACCTGGCATTGGGATTTGCCCGTCTCCCCCCAGCACCCTAGAATGCGCCGATGCGCGATGATCTCTCCCTTTTGTTGAATTCCCTCAACGATGCCCAACGCCAGGCCGTAGCGGCCCCCGTTGGCCGTCAGTTGGTCCTGGCCGGTGCTGGCTCCGGTAAAACCCGAGTGCTGGTGCACCGTATCGCCTGGTTGATCCAGGTCGAGAACGCGTCCCCCCACTCCATCCTGTCGGTGACCTTCACCAACAAGGCCGCGGCCGAGATGCGCCATCGCATCGAGCAGTTGATGGGCATCAGCCCGGCCGGCATGTGGGTGGGCACCTTCCACGGCCTGGCGCACCGCCTGTTGCGGGCGCACTGGCAGGAAGCGGGGCTGAGCCAGACGTTCCAGATCCTCGACAGCGACGACCAGCAACGTCTGGTCAAGCGAGTGATCCGCGAGCTGGGCCTGGATGAACAGCGCTGGCCGGCGCGCCAGGCCCAGTGGTTCATCAACGGCCAGAAGGATGAGGGCCTGCGCCCGCAACATATCCAGGCCAGCGGTGACCTGTTCCTGGCCACCATGCGCAGCATCTATGAAGCCTACGAGGCGGCCTGCCTGCGCGCCGGCGTGATCGACTTCTCCGAGCTGCTGTTGCGCGCCCTTGACCTGTGGCGCGACAACCCCGGCTTGCTGGCCCATTACCAGAAGCGCTTCCGGCACATTCTGGTGGACGAGTTCCAAGATACCAACGCCGTGCAGTACGCCTGGTTGCGCCTGCTGGCCAAGGGCGGCGACAGCCTGATGGTGGTGGGTGACGACGACCAGTCGATCTACGGCTGGCGCGGCGCGAAAATCGAGAACATCTACCAGTACTCCGAAGACTTCCCGGACGCGGTGACCATCCGCCTCGAGCAGAACTACCGCTCCACCGCGGGTATCCTGAAGGCCGCCAACGCCTTGATCGCCAACAACACCGGGCGCCTGGGCAAAGAGCTGTGGACTGATGGCGGCGAAGGCGAAGCGATCAACCTGTACGCCGCGTTCAACGAACACGATGAAGCGCGCTACGTGGTGGAAACCATCGAGAGCGCGCTGAAAACCGGCCTGGCACGCAGTGATATCGCCATTCTTTACCGCTCCAACGCCCAGTCGCGGGTATTGGAAGAAGCCTTGTTGCGCGAGCGCATCCCTTATCGCATCTATGGCGGCCAGCGCTTCTTCGAGCGTGCGGAAATCAAGAACGCCATGGCCTACCTGCGCTTGCTGGAAGGTCGCGGCAACGATGCGGCGCTGGAGCGGGTCATTAATGTCCCGGCCCGTGGCATCGGTGAAAAAACCGTCGAGGCCATTCGCGAGCACGCCCGCCATGCCGACGTGTCGATGTGGGAGGCCATGCGCCTGCTTATCGCCAATAAAGGCCTGACGGGCCGCGCAGCCGGCGCATTGGGTGTATTTGTCGAGTTGATCGAGAATCTCGCGGCCAAATGCGCGGAAATGCCTCTGCACTTGATGACTCAGACCGTGATCGAACAGTCCGGCCTGATCGCCTACCACGAGGCGGAGAAAGGCGAGAAAGGCCAGGCCCGCGTAGAAAACCTTGAGGAACTGGTCAGCGCCGCCCGCGCCTTCGAGAACACCGATGAAGATGAAGAGCTGACCCCGCTCGCC
Above is a genomic segment from Pseudomonas sp. R5-89-07 containing:
- the uvrD gene encoding DNA helicase II — encoded protein: MRDDLSLLLNSLNDAQRQAVAAPVGRQLVLAGAGSGKTRVLVHRIAWLIQVENASPHSILSVTFTNKAAAEMRHRIEQLMGISPAGMWVGTFHGLAHRLLRAHWQEAGLSQTFQILDSDDQQRLVKRVIRELGLDEQRWPARQAQWFINGQKDEGLRPQHIQASGDLFLATMRSIYEAYEAACLRAGVIDFSELLLRALDLWRDNPGLLAHYQKRFRHILVDEFQDTNAVQYAWLRLLAKGGDSLMVVGDDDQSIYGWRGAKIENIYQYSEDFPDAVTIRLEQNYRSTAGILKAANALIANNTGRLGKELWTDGGEGEAINLYAAFNEHDEARYVVETIESALKTGLARSDIAILYRSNAQSRVLEEALLRERIPYRIYGGQRFFERAEIKNAMAYLRLLEGRGNDAALERVINVPARGIGEKTVEAIREHARHADVSMWEAMRLLIANKGLTGRAAGALGVFVELIENLAAKCAEMPLHLMTQTVIEQSGLIAYHEAEKGEKGQARVENLEELVSAARAFENTDEDEELTPLAAFLGHASLEAGDTQADEHEDSIQLMTLHSAKGLEFPYVFLVGMEEGLFPHKMSLEEPGRLEEERRLAYVGITRAMQNLVMTYAETRRLYGSETYNKVSRFVREVPKGLIQEVRLSNSVSRPFGGGQQQNSSTLFAGSAIPETAFSLGQQVRHAIFGEGVILNFEGAGAQARVQVNFAEGSKWLMMGYAKLEAV